The DNA window CACCTCAAGGCACAGATGGAGCGCCAGATCGCGCTGGCCAGGTCGCCGGCGCTGCGTGCGGTGTACGAGGAGGTGTCGGCCTATCCCGTACCCGAGCCGCGGGCGGGGGAAGCGCCGCTTCCCGAGGACCCGCCGTACCCCTACTTCGCGCTGCCACTCCGGATCGAGCACGACGGCCGGGTGCTGTCGTTCGTTTCCTCCATCTCCACCTTCAACACGCCGATGGATGTGACGGTCGCCGAGCTGGCCATCGAGACGTTCCTCCCGGCCGACCCGGCGACGGTCAAGTACCTCCAGTCGCTGGCCCCCTGAGCGGCGGCCGCTCATCCCCGGGCGCGCAGCGCGAGGTGCTGGAGCCCGGCGAAACCGGCGACGGTCGCGGCCTGCACCGGGATCCAGAACGTCCCGGCCGTCGTCGGTGAGAACCAGAACACGAGCGCGGCGAGACCGGCCACGGCCCAGGCCAGGTTCGCCTCAATGACGGCCTTGACGGGGAGTGCGGCGGGCTCCGGCCGGGTGGCGAGGTACCCGACCCCGGCCCCGAAGGCCACGAGGAACAGCCCGAGCCCGAGGAGCAGCCCCGACCCGACCCCCAGCAGCCTTCCGACGGGGCCGGAGGCGGCGGCGTACACGAGCCCGTTGGTGGTGGTGACGACGGCGTCGAGCGCGAGGAAGCGGCGCAGCATCGTCCGGGGGTCGGTGGTCCGGGACAGGTTGGCGAGCAGGGTTGCGGACATGGCGGATCAGCCTCCGTCGAGGTCGTACGGGCTGGAAGGGCCCGGGGCCCGGGCGGAGTGCGCCGCCCGGCCCCCGGTGACCACAACGATGCCGCGCCCGCGCGAGGGCGTCGATTACTCCGGAGGTAATGCCGGATGAAGCGGGGGTCACAGGTCGCAGCACTCAGGCGCAGCCACAGGCCGGCTACGGAGCTCTCAGACGCCGAGGTGGGAGAAGGCGGCCCAGTCGCTGACGTGGGCGAAGGACCGTTCACGGGGCGGTTTGCGGATCAGTGCCCGCCACATGGTGCGTGCGGCTTCGGCCGGGAGGAGGCTGTGGTCACAGTCTTTCAGGGTGTCCGCCTTCTCCTGGTTGGTCGTATCCCGCACCCAGCGCTGGGCGGCCCTGAGAGCGGCGGCAGGGGTGGAACCGCCGGCGGCAAGGGCCTGATGAAATCGCGTCATCAGGAGGCAGGTCGCGAGCTCGCGCACCGCCCACTGGCTGGCGATGACGCCGGCAACGCCGGCTTGGAGCAGTCCCGTCGGGAGACTGACCGCTTCATCAGGGAGTTCCAGTCCCGGGACCTGGCTCTCACAGGCCGACAGGACGGCCAGGCGTACTCCACCCGTGCCGTCACCGGTCAGGCGCAGGCGCAGTAGCTCGCCGAGAGAGAGCGGCTCGTCACCCGCCAGGATCAGGGCGCTGAGCAACGGCTCGCTGAGGTTCGCGACACCGTGGCAGGCGAAGTGGTGCACAGGGTAATCGGCCAGGACGGCGGTGACACCGGACACGCTGGCGTCACCGTGCCGCAGCCCGGTGGATATGGCGAAGCACTGCTGAGCGGCCGCCACCTCCGCGTCGGCGAAGGCCGGCGGGTCCTGCTTGGTCGGACGGGGGTCATGAACGCTCAGCAGCGCACCGAGGGGCACCCGGTCGGCGATCTCCTTCGCGGTACGCAGACTGCGCGCGTTCGGCGCGTAGCTCAGCACGCAGTCGTCCATGGCGTACCTGCGGGCCACCGGGCGTGAATCGTCGGGCGTCCACGCCGCGTGCAGGGGGAGCAGCCCGAGATGCCCCACGGGGACGAGCACGGCTTCCGCTCCCCGTCCCAGCGCGCCGGTCACTGAGCCCATCGCGGCATCCCAGAGCCACGCCGTGACGGCGTCCAGCCTTCCTCGCCAGGCATCAGGGTCCTGCTTCCGCCCGTCGTGCGCCTCACGGAGGTCGCTGACCCTCCGCACCACATCGCCCTCGGTCAGGTGCGGCAGCCAGGCCGTTTCGACGGCACCGTCCGTCCCGACGAGCAGAGCGACGCCACCGGCGTCCGTAGCCACGAGATACACCAGCGGAACGTCCCGCGCCGCGTCGGCGATGTCAGCGAAAACGGTAGGCAGGAGGAAATCCGGCCGGATCCGGCGGATCTCCGCGATGGACGCATCGAGTTCCAGGCGCGTTCGCCGCAGTACGTCCTCGTCCCGGGCTGCCGGAACCGGAGCTGTGCCGGTTGCCGCAGCACTCTCCCAGGCGCGCAACCGGTCCGACCAGTCGTCGTTTGCCTGCCGGTACCGGCTTACCAGTTCACCGTGGCCGCCGGCGACCAAGTCGTCGAACTGGGCCCTGTCACGCTCCAGCACCTCGCTCAGCTGAAGGGCGAGGCCGCGCTCCACCGCGACCACAGCCTCCTCCGATGCGCCCGTCATGGCTCTCGCATACGCGGCACGGGCGGGGATGCCTCTGGCCATGCGCAGCCAGTGCTCCTTGTGGCGGCGACCGAACTGGGTCTCGAAGAGCTGGGTCATCGCCTGAAAGGCGATGTCGCACGCTTCCGTCGCATCGGACCAGGCTCCCTCGTCGAAGACCCAACACGTCCAGTCCCGCGCCATGAACAGAGTGGCACCCGGCTGTGAGCCCAATCCGGCGCTGCATCCGGTGCGGTACAGCTCCAGCGCACGCTCCCGGTCCCCGCGTCGGCCCATTTGCAGGTAGCGGGTCCGGTGCAGGCCGGCCAGTCCCATCACGGAGTTCGGCCGGTTGATCCAGTCTGCCGTCATCCCGGTGAGGGCGTCATCGATGAGCCGCACCGCGCGGTCGACGTCGGCGATGTCCCGCAAGCGCTCGTACCGCGCCTGGAGCCCGCCGGCAAGATTGACCAGGAACCTGGGCCGGTCTGTGCTGCCCGGCGGTGCGACCTCGATGGACTGCTCGAAGACCTGGATGCCCCGGACGAGATCTGCCAGGTCGCTGCTGTGCGCGTAGCGGTCCATGAGAGCGGCGCCGTAGTTGTTGAGCATCGTGCCTGGTGACACAGTGTCAGACTGGGCCAAGTCAGGGCCGAAGGCCTCCTCGTACGCGGCGACGGCGCGATGGATGTCCCGCGGGTCGAACGCAATCCGGAAGCGGTCGCGCAGGGCGATCCCAAGGGTGTTGAGAGCAGTGACGGACTTCTTTCCTCCTCTCGAGGGGGTGTTCAGGACCAGATCCATCGTGGCGATCGACCGGTCGAGGTCGTAAAGGCTGCCGGTACGGCCGTACTTGTCCCAGAGGGCGAGACCGAAGTTCGTGTTGATCTCCGCGTACGTGGCGGCTGTGGGGTCGAGGTGCGAGAGTGCCTCCTTGTAGCAATCGATCGCCTCGTCCAGATCTGCCGCGTCACCCCGGCGAACATAACGGTCGCGCAGGCATGCTCCCAAGAGGCTGAGCGCCTGCGCGTAGGCGTCGTCGCGGACCTGTTGCTGACCGACGGTCTCCCGCAGAAGAGAGATGGCACGCTCGAGCAGGCTGTCGTCGCCACTGGGCACGTACGACATCCACAGAGCCTGCGCCAGCATCGCCGCCGTACGGCGCCGGCGGGCAGAGCCCGGCTCCGCGCGAGTCAATTCGGCGTCGAGGGTGGCGACCGCCTCGCGCAGTGCCGCGGGGTCGCCGTCTGCGGCGTAGCGGAGATCGAGCACATCGGCGAGGCGGTGGGACAGCCTGGACTGGAGATGGGGCACATCGCCGGCGGAACGCAGTTCTTTCTGCAGAGCGCGCATACTCTCGAGATCATCGGGCCGCCCGAGCGCCCGGTAGCGCACGGCGGTGCCGGCATGGAGCGCCTCCAGCGCGCTGATCCTTTCGAAAGCGCCGCGCACGGCGGTGGTGGCTGCGGTGAGCACTTCCACGGCCCGGTCGAGGTCCGCCGCCGACTCGGTGAGTTCGTGGCGGTCCAGCAGCGCCATCCCGAGGCTCGTCAGAGCGACCGGCAGGGCCGCAGGCCCGTAGGCGACCCCTTCCAGGAGTTCGATGGCCGCTTCCAGATCCGCCGGTTCGCCGTCCCGTCGGGCGCGTGACTTCAGCATCACTGCCAGATTCCGCTGGTGGTTGCCGGTTTGCTCTGCGTCGGTGGAAGGCAGCGCGAGGGCCTCACCGATGAGGTTCAGCGCGCGGTCGAGACTCGCAGCATCGCCTGTTTCCTCGCCCAGGCGGAAGACGGCCATGGAGAACGCGGACAGCAGTTCCTGCCGCATCGGGTCGTCGGCCGCGGATGCACCGAGGAGTGAGCCGAGCAGGTCGGTGCTCCGGCGGAGATCGGCGACATCCCGGTAGTACTGCCAGCGGAGGTCCAGCGCCGAGGCGAGGAACCGCCGCGCGTGGTCATGGGTGCTCATCGCGGCCGGACCACTCGACGAGTCGGTGACTTCGAAGCCGAACGAAAGGGACTCCAGCAGACGGATGACCCTGTCCAGTTCGTCGCGGCTCGAAGCGCGAGTCAGGCTCACCTGAGCACTTGCCAGAAACCAGTTCCGCGCGGCGGACTCCTGGGCATCCGCCGGCGTTCC is part of the Streptomyces agglomeratus genome and encodes:
- a CDS encoding CHAT domain-containing protein translates to MAAITVALREVEEEDAHGLPFCDPGLVMISYVRSPTEELAAHVHVTLADLIQACRHEAEESAWTVLREAVDEAALAPLPSRQRVLVLVLVAEVFGDDGAYQDEAVPMARRALLHMRALDPDANARLIAHTLSRTGRVLAYAGSDTAERREGVALMNEAASHADSESRGTLLAAAARASAFLSTHSGDIKDMDQAVTAARSAVTATPHDSPDRRTRVLDLAAMLAQRCRKVGSVRDLVESYGLTNEAATGTPADAQESAARNWFLASAQVSLTRASSRDELDRVIRLLESLSFGFEVTDSSSGPAAMSTHDHARRFLASALDLRWQYYRDVADLRRSTDLLGSLLGASAADDPMRQELLSAFSMAVFRLGEETGDAASLDRALNLIGEALALPSTDAEQTGNHQRNLAVMLKSRARRDGEPADLEAAIELLEGVAYGPAALPVALTSLGMALLDRHELTESAADLDRAVEVLTAATTAVRGAFERISALEALHAGTAVRYRALGRPDDLESMRALQKELRSAGDVPHLQSRLSHRLADVLDLRYAADGDPAALREAVATLDAELTRAEPGSARRRRTAAMLAQALWMSYVPSGDDSLLERAISLLRETVGQQQVRDDAYAQALSLLGACLRDRYVRRGDAADLDEAIDCYKEALSHLDPTAATYAEINTNFGLALWDKYGRTGSLYDLDRSIATMDLVLNTPSRGGKKSVTALNTLGIALRDRFRIAFDPRDIHRAVAAYEEAFGPDLAQSDTVSPGTMLNNYGAALMDRYAHSSDLADLVRGIQVFEQSIEVAPPGSTDRPRFLVNLAGGLQARYERLRDIADVDRAVRLIDDALTGMTADWINRPNSVMGLAGLHRTRYLQMGRRGDRERALELYRTGCSAGLGSQPGATLFMARDWTCWVFDEGAWSDATEACDIAFQAMTQLFETQFGRRHKEHWLRMARGIPARAAYARAMTGASEEAVVAVERGLALQLSEVLERDRAQFDDLVAGGHGELVSRYRQANDDWSDRLRAWESAAATGTAPVPAARDEDVLRRTRLELDASIAEIRRIRPDFLLPTVFADIADAARDVPLVYLVATDAGGVALLVGTDGAVETAWLPHLTEGDVVRRVSDLREAHDGRKQDPDAWRGRLDAVTAWLWDAAMGSVTGALGRGAEAVLVPVGHLGLLPLHAAWTPDDSRPVARRYAMDDCVLSYAPNARSLRTAKEIADRVPLGALLSVHDPRPTKQDPPAFADAEVAAAQQCFAISTGLRHGDASVSGVTAVLADYPVHHFACHGVANLSEPLLSALILAGDEPLSLGELLRLRLTGDGTGGVRLAVLSACESQVPGLELPDEAVSLPTGLLQAGVAGVIASQWAVRELATCLLMTRFHQALAAGGSTPAAALRAAQRWVRDTTNQEKADTLKDCDHSLLPAEAARTMWRALIRKPPRERSFAHVSDWAAFSHLGV